In the Anaerolineae bacterium genome, TTATACCATATCCTGGCTTACAGCGGAAAAATTTTCTCATGAGGTTAAGGTGGGATTGCGGTTACGGATGAAGTTGATTAGAATGGGAGTAATTTATGTCGGCCAGGGAAAAAATGGAATCCACGCCAAGCCCCCCCCAAATGCAACTTATCGGCGGCCAGCGCCTTATTGCGGGCGACGGTTTTGCGGCCGTCGTCCACTTCTATGGAGATCTTTTCCGCAGGTTGGGCCGGGAAGTCAGGCACATTGGCAACCTGATCCGGTATGTTGGGTTTCAACGCCTGGTTGGCGGGCAGAACTCCCTGCATTTCTTTGGGATTGAGGTGGATAAAATTGAAGCCATTCCAGAAGGCTTGGTGGCCTGGGATTTTAACGATGATACCTGGACCGGCTGGGCCGGGCAGTCCGGGCAGGATGTCGTCACCTGGCAAGAACACATAAACTGGCAGTGGTTCAACCAGGCGCCCGCTGGCCGTAGGAGAAGTGTCGGCGAATTCACGGCCCCTCTCCCAAAGGTATGGGGCCATGCAGAAAGCTCAAATGAGGGTGCTTTCTGGATTTCTGCTAACGCCTATGTGGAACTGCCAGAGAGCGAGGTGAGTAACGATGACGTTTACCTGGTAGATTACGACCCCACCTGGCCGCAACAGTTTACTGAGTTTGCCCGTTGGCTGCGAGATCACTTGGGTCCCGACATCGTTTTGCGGGTGGAACATTTTGGCAGCACCGCCATTCCAGGGCTGCCGGCCAAACCAATCATTGATGTTCTGGTAGAAGTGCCGTCCTTTGCCACAGCCAAACAGCGGGCTGTGCCCCTTTTCAACAACGAGCAGTGGGAGTATTGGTGGTATGCGGGGCATATGATGTTCATCAAACGAAAAAAATTAATGGGCCGGCGCACCCATCACCTCCACATGGCTCCCCAAGGGCACAGGCTATGGGAGGGGTTGGCCTTCAGAGATTACCTGCGAGCAAATCCTCAAGAGGCCCGCCGTTACGCCACCCTAAAACAAGCGTTGGCGGCGCATTATCAGCAAGATAGAGAGCGATATACCCAGGCCAAGACAAAATTTGTGCAGGAAGTAACAGCCAGGGCTTTAAAATAATCCCAGGACCAACGACGAAGGACGAAGATAATTGAGGCGTGGCTGTACTTTATTTTTTATTCAGAAACAGCGGAGGGTTTCTGTAGTAATGCCTGTTATTTATAAAATGACAATTGCGGCAAAAGTCTGTATAATCTTACCTTGTTATGGCTGTTGTTTCGCACATCACCTTTAACGATGAACCAAGCAGCGCCCTGGGCCAGGTGATTGTGGCCGGGATCATTCGGGACAGTCCGGGGATTGCGCCCACAAAGCCCCTGCGCGTATTGAACCATTACGCCCTGGTTTACATCTCGGATGGGGGTGGATATTTTAAGGATACGCTGGGCTGCGAACATCGTATTGTCAAGGGGGATTTACTTTTCCTTTTTCCAGGCATTGGACATACTTACGGCCCCAGTGAAGAGGAATTTTGGTACGAGATATTCATTGTTTTTGAGGGGTCAATTTTTGATCTGTGGCGCAATCAGGGGTTATTAGACCCTCGACGGCCGGTGCTGCACCTGGAGCCGGTGGATTACTGGTTCAAACAATTTCACGATACTATCTGGTCGGTGCCCCAATCCGGGGCGGAGTATGGCCTGATCAGAGTGTGCCATTTACAGCAGCTTCTGGCCCAAATTTTGGCGCATCATCAGCAAGAGGGGGAGGACAAAGTTGATCAGCTCTGGCTATCGGAGGCCAAAACATTGTTGACGGCCCATTTTAACAAGCCGCCCGATTACAAAGCCATTGCCTCAAGTCTGGGCATGTCGTACGATGGGTTTCGCAAGCGATTTACGCGGGAAACGGGCGTCTCTCCGGCCCGGTACCACACCCTGCGCCGGATGGATCGGGCCTGCGAACAGTTGCTCAACGAAGATCTGGCCGTCAAAGAGATTGCCCACCAACTCGGTTTTTCCGACGAGTATCATTTCTCCAAACGCTTCAAACAGGTCATCGGCATGTCGCCCACCGGCTTTCGCACGTTGTTTGGTTCGTGGTAACGGCCTGTTTATTTTTCCCCGGCTGGCGATCAAAACCGGCCAGGATGGCCTCTAACATCGGCAGCATCCCGGAAACCC is a window encoding:
- a CDS encoding GrpB family protein, encoding MSAREKMESTPSPPQMQLIGGQRLIAGDGFAAVVHFYGDLFRRLGREVRHIGNLIRYVGFQRLVGGQNSLHFFGIEVDKIEAIPEGLVAWDFNDDTWTGWAGQSGQDVVTWQEHINWQWFNQAPAGRRRSVGEFTAPLPKVWGHAESSNEGAFWISANAYVELPESEVSNDDVYLVDYDPTWPQQFTEFARWLRDHLGPDIVLRVEHFGSTAIPGLPAKPIIDVLVEVPSFATAKQRAVPLFNNEQWEYWWYAGHMMFIKRKKLMGRRTHHLHMAPQGHRLWEGLAFRDYLRANPQEARRYATLKQALAAHYQQDRERYTQAKTKFVQEVTARALK
- a CDS encoding helix-turn-helix transcriptional regulator, which codes for MAVVSHITFNDEPSSALGQVIVAGIIRDSPGIAPTKPLRVLNHYALVYISDGGGYFKDTLGCEHRIVKGDLLFLFPGIGHTYGPSEEEFWYEIFIVFEGSIFDLWRNQGLLDPRRPVLHLEPVDYWFKQFHDTIWSVPQSGAEYGLIRVCHLQQLLAQILAHHQQEGEDKVDQLWLSEAKTLLTAHFNKPPDYKAIASSLGMSYDGFRKRFTRETGVSPARYHTLRRMDRACEQLLNEDLAVKEIAHQLGFSDEYHFSKRFKQVIGMSPTGFRTLFGSW